A portion of the Sandaracinobacteroides saxicola genome contains these proteins:
- a CDS encoding MFS transporter has translation MGADRAARPSIGWAWYGLAALILVSLIGNLIKYMIILVSEPIKLSLSLSDTQIGSLNGLALTLTTAIAAIPMGWLADKVDRRWLLAISVAVWSVATAAFGLATTFPLMFAFAMGIALGEAVLGPITYAMIPDMFPRDKWINANFIFYIAVLLGFAAANWASGLLLAWLDGHRIGLPAVFAGLESWRVAMILCALAGPLLIVMLLAMRLRPLAPQVAVQGDVEGVMAYCRAHARTIIGVFIGFGLSYAAYGAQGAWIPVTLQRSFGETPATVGQTLGQISMVAALAGVGTSWLAVRWLRPRFGDHAPMLVAQGGLLIGLLVSCGLPFVQTAAHLYAIIGVKTVFTIVAMSLSPAVLQFIAPAHMRGRVVAVGGMVTIIFGSILPPFIGFLSDSYFHGPSGILHALSVVVIPAFFIGLIVLRWGSKTLPATIAAASGGDD, from the coding sequence TTGGGCGCCGACCGGGCCGCGCGCCCGTCCATCGGCTGGGCCTGGTATGGGCTGGCGGCGCTGATCCTCGTCTCGCTGATCGGCAATCTGATCAAATACATGATCATCCTGGTGTCAGAGCCGATCAAGCTTTCGCTTTCGCTGTCGGATACCCAGATCGGCAGCCTCAATGGCCTGGCCCTGACGCTGACCACCGCGATTGCCGCCATTCCGATGGGCTGGCTTGCGGACAAGGTTGACCGGCGCTGGCTGCTCGCGATCAGCGTTGCGGTCTGGTCGGTCGCGACGGCCGCGTTCGGCCTGGCCACGACCTTTCCGCTGATGTTCGCCTTCGCGATGGGCATTGCGCTGGGCGAAGCCGTGCTCGGCCCGATCACCTATGCGATGATCCCCGACATGTTTCCACGCGACAAGTGGATCAATGCCAACTTCATTTTCTACATCGCCGTGCTGCTCGGTTTTGCCGCGGCCAACTGGGCCAGCGGGCTGCTGCTGGCGTGGCTCGACGGCCACCGCATCGGGCTTCCCGCGGTCTTCGCGGGACTGGAAAGCTGGCGCGTGGCGATGATCCTCTGCGCGCTCGCGGGCCCGCTGCTGATCGTCATGCTGCTGGCCATGCGGTTGCGTCCTCTGGCGCCGCAAGTCGCTGTTCAAGGCGATGTCGAAGGCGTGATGGCCTATTGCCGTGCGCATGCCCGGACGATCATCGGCGTCTTTATCGGCTTCGGCCTGAGCTACGCCGCCTATGGCGCGCAGGGCGCCTGGATACCGGTCACGCTGCAACGCAGTTTTGGGGAGACGCCCGCGACTGTCGGGCAGACACTGGGGCAGATATCGATGGTTGCGGCGCTTGCCGGGGTCGGCACCTCATGGCTTGCGGTGCGATGGTTGCGCCCCCGGTTCGGGGACCACGCACCGATGCTCGTCGCGCAGGGCGGGCTGCTGATCGGCCTGCTGGTCTCGTGTGGCCTTCCCTTCGTCCAGACCGCGGCGCACCTCTATGCGATCATCGGCGTCAAGACGGTGTTCACCATCGTCGCCATGTCGCTGTCACCCGCCGTGCTGCAGTTCATCGCGCCGGCGCACATGCGCGGTCGCGTGGTGGCGGTCGGCGGGATGGTGACGATTATCTTCGGCTCGATCCTGCCGCCGTTCATCGGCTTCCTGTCGGACAGCTATTTCCATGGTCCATCGGGCATCCTCCATGCGCTTTCCGTTGTCGTCATCCCCGCCTTCTTCATTGGGCTGATCGTCCTGCGCTGGGGTTCGAAGACACTGCCGGCGACGATCGCGGCGGCAAGCGGAGGCGATGACTGA
- a CDS encoding TonB-dependent receptor — protein MTKGWYFAHTSMVALFSGSVLTVATPALAQAASAEDVATAEIVVTAQKREERLRDVPMSVSALTAADIENRNVTSLDQLQSAVPALRLVDIGPGQQRIQLRGISQYLGLPTVGLYIDEFPINTYGPSGSAEVRLLDIERIEVLRGPQPGLYGEGSMGGTIRYVTAKPNLTTISGSGLAEVTFPKDGDTGYRVEGIVNAPLVADMVGLRIAATHEKEGGWIDGAPGNNLNGRNTTTARVTLLAKASDTFKITLSGLYNESDQLFKSYSNATRGRTGQIVPSNARQRYWLGTLNLEYDAGPVTLVSTTGYLDQTSRSVDDSGPFYNKLFGAPLLRTALTDARGGLKKFHQELRLSSNNDGPLRYLVGASYTDGKNKGLTDGNGESLVPGLPPSALGVVFQQDSKTQSKIFAAFGSVGYTFGDLVTVDLSGRYFSDRRTSVGTFNLVGFGPPQLTNQKGTFDSFNPRLAVSMKTGDTGIIYANVAKGFRSGGFNSITAPSVPATFAPEKLWSYELGLKQSFLNNRLFVEASIYYNDYNNIQTTVIVPNTAFAAVLGSGKASGPGVDFSVRAQPSRDLTFAASLGYNRMRFDTSSTDKIKGDPLDLVPDWNWSASIDYQPRLSDTVGLIAHADIGFTDKGFITLRQLPPVPGLNRVERSEAREVANLRLGVSFSQFEVYGFVNNVFDTYRIVNPQFGAFFEPTYTKPRTVGLGVKGKF, from the coding sequence ATGACAAAGGGCTGGTATTTCGCACACACGAGCATGGTGGCACTTTTTTCCGGAAGCGTTCTGACCGTGGCGACGCCCGCCCTTGCGCAGGCCGCTTCCGCGGAGGATGTGGCAACCGCGGAAATTGTCGTGACCGCCCAGAAGCGTGAGGAGCGGCTTCGTGACGTCCCGATGTCCGTATCCGCACTCACTGCCGCGGACATCGAAAACCGCAACGTCACGTCGCTCGACCAGCTCCAGTCGGCAGTGCCGGCACTTCGTCTCGTCGACATCGGCCCCGGCCAGCAGCGCATTCAGCTACGCGGCATTTCCCAATATCTCGGCCTGCCCACGGTCGGGCTGTACATCGACGAATTCCCGATCAACACCTATGGGCCATCGGGCAGTGCCGAGGTGCGACTGCTTGATATCGAGCGGATCGAGGTGCTGCGCGGACCGCAGCCTGGCTTGTATGGCGAAGGTTCCATGGGCGGCACGATCCGCTATGTCACCGCCAAGCCGAACCTGACGACCATCAGCGGGTCGGGCCTGGCAGAAGTCACTTTCCCGAAGGACGGCGATACGGGCTATCGCGTCGAGGGCATCGTCAATGCCCCTCTGGTGGCGGACATGGTTGGACTGCGCATCGCCGCGACGCACGAAAAGGAGGGCGGCTGGATCGACGGCGCTCCGGGCAACAATCTCAACGGTCGCAACACGACGACCGCGCGCGTGACGCTCCTCGCCAAGGCGTCCGATACGTTCAAGATCACCCTGTCGGGCCTTTACAATGAATCCGACCAACTCTTCAAAAGCTATTCGAATGCAACCAGAGGTCGCACGGGGCAGATTGTTCCCTCGAACGCGCGGCAGCGCTATTGGCTGGGCACGCTCAACCTCGAATATGATGCCGGCCCGGTCACGCTGGTGAGCACGACCGGTTATCTCGACCAGACCAGCCGAAGTGTCGACGATTCGGGTCCATTCTACAACAAGCTGTTCGGCGCACCGTTGCTGCGCACCGCGCTGACGGACGCGCGGGGCGGTCTCAAGAAGTTTCACCAGGAACTGCGGCTGTCGTCCAACAACGATGGTCCGCTGCGCTATCTGGTCGGAGCGTCCTACACCGACGGCAAGAACAAGGGCCTGACCGACGGCAATGGTGAGTCGTTGGTTCCCGGATTGCCACCTTCGGCACTCGGCGTCGTCTTTCAGCAGGACTCAAAAACCCAATCAAAGATTTTCGCGGCGTTCGGCAGCGTTGGCTACACGTTCGGCGACCTTGTCACGGTTGATCTCAGCGGGCGTTATTTCAGTGATCGTCGAACCAGCGTTGGAACCTTCAATCTCGTTGGCTTTGGTCCACCGCAGCTGACGAACCAGAAGGGGACATTCGACAGCTTCAACCCGCGCCTTGCCGTGAGCATGAAGACGGGGGATACAGGCATTATCTATGCCAACGTCGCCAAGGGCTTTCGCAGCGGCGGATTCAACAGCATCACGGCACCGAGCGTGCCAGCGACCTTCGCTCCGGAAAAGCTGTGGTCCTACGAACTCGGCCTGAAACAAAGCTTCCTCAACAACCGCCTCTTCGTCGAGGCTTCAATCTATTACAATGACTATAACAACATCCAAACGACGGTCATCGTTCCGAACACGGCATTCGCAGCGGTCCTCGGTTCGGGAAAGGCAAGCGGCCCGGGCGTCGATTTTTCTGTCCGCGCCCAGCCGTCGCGCGACCTGACGTTTGCAGCCTCGCTCGGCTATAACAGGATGCGGTTCGACACCAGTTCGACCGACAAGATCAAGGGCGATCCGCTCGATCTTGTGCCCGATTGGAACTGGTCGGCGTCAATCGATTATCAGCCCCGACTGTCGGACACCGTCGGCCTGATCGCCCATGCCGATATCGGATTTACGGACAAGGGCTTCATCACGCTGCGCCAGCTGCCGCCGGTTCCGGGCCTCAACCGGGTCGAACGTTCCGAAGCGCGTGAAGTCGCCAATCTTCGCCTGGGCGTCAGTTTCTCGCAGTTCGAGGTCTATGGTTTTGTCAACAATGTCTTCGACACGTATCGGATCGTGAATCCGCAATTCGGTGCCTTTTTCGAACCGACCTATACCAAGCCCAGGACGGTCGGGTTGGGCGTCAAAGGCAAATTCTGA
- a CDS encoding TetR/AcrR family transcriptional regulator has translation MENSRSSLSREDWIEAARLVLIASGVDDVKVDRLAKKLNVSRGSFYWHFKHRKDLLDALLSGWETQNRNELAQIRDRNGQGDGGVMEAVRIWLSEDPAYPTFDMAIRFWARKSPEVARLVRQIDEDWIIMLAAIFEGSGEDRMTAIARARVNYFHQIGYYALAFEESLEDRLALAPYYHRVLTGHDGGQALAATIDDLRARAGRNPPTHG, from the coding sequence ATGGAGAACAGCCGCAGCTCGCTCTCCCGCGAAGATTGGATCGAGGCTGCCCGTCTCGTGCTGATCGCGTCGGGCGTGGACGATGTGAAGGTCGACCGGCTGGCGAAGAAGCTGAACGTCAGCCGCGGCAGCTTTTACTGGCATTTCAAGCACCGCAAGGACCTGCTCGATGCGCTGCTTTCGGGATGGGAAACGCAGAACCGCAACGAGCTTGCCCAGATCCGCGACCGCAACGGCCAAGGTGATGGTGGGGTGATGGAGGCGGTCCGCATCTGGCTGAGCGAGGATCCCGCCTATCCGACGTTCGATATGGCGATCCGTTTCTGGGCGCGCAAATCGCCGGAAGTCGCCCGGCTGGTGCGGCAGATCGACGAGGACTGGATCATCATGCTGGCCGCGATCTTCGAAGGGTCGGGGGAAGACAGGATGACCGCGATCGCGCGTGCCCGCGTCAACTATTTCCATCAGATCGGCTATTATGCGCTGGCGTTCGAGGAGAGCCTTGAAGACCGGCTGGCGCTTGCCCCCTATTATCACCGCGTCCTGACGGGACACGATGGCGGCCAGGCGCTTGCCGCCACGATCGATGACCTGCGTGCGCGCGCCGGGCGGAATCCCCCAACGCATGGCTGA
- a CDS encoding dipeptidase, which yields MVINTGNVKRSVQGVNMGSTMLPVWDNHACMPLRANDGVFLPQLERARDNGVSVISLNIGAMEQTPEEHRAVLRWFRQWLGERGDAYRIVSTPDDIAIARAEGRMSVMFDIEGARGIGDRLESIADYYALGVRWMLIAYNRENLAGYGCYDEEDLGLKPFGRDMIREMNAAGMTVCCSHTGERTARDVLDASSRPVIFSHSNCGALHAHKRNISDAMIRACAAQGGVVGINGIGDFLCGAGKDIVEAFVAHVDHAVQLVGPDHVGLSLDYCYDMQELLDYLETMKHSFPEGFSPEIRMVAPEDLPAIVSGLRRRGYDDGSLAKILHDNWLRIARQNWR from the coding sequence ATGGTCATCAACACAGGCAACGTCAAGCGGTCTGTTCAAGGGGTGAACATGGGCTCCACAATGCTACCGGTCTGGGACAATCACGCCTGCATGCCCCTTCGCGCCAATGACGGCGTCTTCCTGCCGCAGCTGGAGCGGGCGCGGGACAATGGCGTATCGGTCATTTCGCTCAATATCGGCGCAATGGAACAGACCCCCGAAGAGCACCGGGCCGTGCTGCGCTGGTTCCGGCAATGGCTCGGCGAACGCGGCGACGCCTATCGGATTGTCTCGACGCCCGATGACATCGCCATCGCGCGGGCTGAGGGGCGCATGTCCGTGATGTTCGATATCGAGGGCGCACGCGGGATCGGCGACCGGCTGGAGAGCATCGCGGACTATTACGCGCTGGGCGTCCGCTGGATGCTGATCGCCTATAATCGCGAAAATCTCGCGGGTTATGGCTGCTATGACGAGGAGGACCTCGGGCTTAAGCCGTTTGGCCGCGACATGATCCGCGAAATGAATGCGGCGGGCATGACCGTCTGCTGTTCGCATACGGGGGAACGCACCGCTCGCGACGTTCTGGACGCGTCGAGCCGGCCGGTGATTTTCTCGCACTCGAACTGCGGCGCGCTGCACGCGCACAAGCGCAACATTTCCGACGCGATGATTCGGGCCTGCGCCGCGCAGGGCGGCGTCGTGGGCATCAACGGCATCGGAGACTTTCTCTGCGGCGCGGGAAAGGACATTGTCGAGGCGTTTGTTGCCCATGTCGATCATGCGGTGCAGCTGGTCGGGCCCGATCATGTCGGCCTCTCGCTCGACTACTGCTACGACATGCAGGAACTGCTCGATTATCTGGAAACCATGAAGCACAGCTTTCCGGAAGGGTTCTCGCCCGAAATCCGGATGGTCGCGCCCGAGGATCTGCCGGCTATTGTGTCGGGCCTGCGGCGGCGCGGCTATGACGACGGCAGTCTTGCCAAGATCCTGCACGACAACTGGTTGCGGATAGCCCGGCAGAACTGGCGCTGA
- a CDS encoding alpha/beta hydrolase: MRTAILTLLSREWFAFIPASIFAAAGLALRPNGPGLGVALILLALLMAVGGVIHLVTIAAARRKYPPPGKMIDVAGTQIHIVAEGEAKDRLPIIWFGGGHAAGLVMDHVHRALRDETRSILIDRPGTGWSGTGRFPRTTAREAEEMVETLKAAGEQGPFIIAGYSFGGLLAANIARRHPELVARLVLIDPTPLETIVFGPRLGAIRTMRRTAFITGLLRLFGIHFDFARWAVRRNPAYSEASSAFETELGAAYGTLRAVDTSAGHRFAEYDIYRELLGTHVGTCGWETVVYDGDLGAMSVWLVAPGDAGEVTANPEVAGAGGEQARMINFFARSRERYMATSSNARRIVAPAGTTHQFVYERPDFIIDTMREAIRPESR, encoded by the coding sequence ATGCGGACCGCGATCCTTACCCTGCTCAGCCGCGAATGGTTTGCCTTCATCCCGGCGTCCATCTTCGCGGCCGCCGGGCTGGCGCTACGCCCAAACGGACCGGGGCTGGGCGTGGCCCTCATCCTTCTGGCGTTGCTCATGGCGGTCGGGGGCGTTATCCATCTTGTGACCATCGCCGCCGCCCGGCGCAAATACCCGCCGCCGGGCAAGATGATCGATGTGGCGGGCACGCAAATCCACATCGTCGCCGAAGGCGAGGCGAAGGACCGGCTGCCGATCATATGGTTCGGGGGTGGGCATGCCGCCGGGCTGGTGATGGATCATGTCCACCGCGCGCTGCGCGATGAGACACGTTCGATCCTGATCGACCGGCCGGGGACGGGCTGGAGCGGAACCGGGCGGTTCCCGCGCACCACCGCGCGCGAAGCGGAAGAGATGGTCGAGACCCTGAAAGCGGCGGGAGAGCAGGGGCCCTTCATCATCGCGGGCTATTCCTTCGGTGGCCTGCTCGCCGCCAATATCGCCCGCCGCCATCCCGAGCTTGTCGCAAGGCTGGTGCTGATCGACCCAACCCCGCTTGAAACCATCGTGTTCGGTCCGCGGCTGGGGGCGATCAGGACAATGCGCCGCACGGCCTTCATCACCGGCCTGTTGCGGCTGTTCGGCATTCACTTTGATTTCGCGCGCTGGGCCGTCAGACGCAATCCCGCCTATTCCGAAGCCAGCAGCGCGTTCGAAACCGAACTCGGGGCGGCATATGGCACGCTGCGCGCGGTCGATACCAGCGCCGGGCATCGTTTCGCCGAATATGACATCTACCGCGAGCTGCTCGGCACGCATGTCGGCACCTGCGGGTGGGAAACCGTTGTCTATGATGGTGATCTCGGCGCCATGTCGGTCTGGCTGGTGGCACCGGGAGACGCCGGCGAAGTGACCGCCAATCCCGAGGTCGCGGGCGCGGGTGGGGAGCAGGCGCGGATGATCAATTTTTTTGCCAGATCGCGCGAACGCTATATGGCGACGTCATCGAATGCCCGACGGATTGTTGCGCCCGCGGGAACCACCCATCAATTCGTCTATGAACGCCCCGATTTCATCATCGATACCATGCGCGAAGCCATCCGACCGGAGTCCCGTTAA
- a CDS encoding DUF885 family protein, protein MTEMSPDPVGLALRLIDDVRNASAERVLDIRMTARAWSLEPARDYRRENSFFPETEIRSETLRYACDVAGQAFAYRLGEFAIADRRARMRDRLGDKFNLRDFHEAVHGVS, encoded by the coding sequence ATGACTGAGATGTCCCCCGATCCCGTCGGCCTTGCCCTTCGCCTGATCGACGATGTCCGCAATGCGTCGGCGGAGCGGGTGCTCGACATCCGCATGACCGCGCGTGCCTGGAGCCTTGAGCCGGCGCGCGATTACAGGCGCGAGAACAGTTTTTTCCCCGAAACCGAAATCCGGTCCGAAACGCTTCGATATGCGTGCGATGTCGCGGGTCAGGCGTTTGCCTACAGGCTGGGTGAGTTCGCGATCGCCGACAGGCGCGCGCGGATGCGGGACAGGCTGGGCGACAAGTTCAACCTTCGGGATTTTCATGAAGCCGTGCACGGGGTTTCCTGA
- a CDS encoding DUF885 domain-containing protein: MTAAERLAELAARYWSFECAEFPFAAIQASVATDAVAVFRDSAEDHARRDGAAGDFLAELDGIATAGLSPQERATHALLRQELENIRTEYAVSASLRPWLLPVGPDFNTIFFANSAVLGTLESAGLYVERLRAFPRFLADVQGNLRAGHAKGIRYPWAVLQAAAANTRGIARQAPAESGWYGAFKRATLRGDRFDALAVQALSVIETMIIPAMHAFADLIDGPLMAGARSNLSCIDAPDGRAYYDWSVRRFTTTAMTPEDIHALGLAEVARLETEVAALAADNGFAGDVSGYRKRIADDRSFIPESQDALRRSLESLCKRVDKRIPAFFGRIPRSTYGVDIVPEAVSAALPPAYAQPAPADGSGPGIFWANGILAKCPSYLYPALVVHEAWPGHLMHLAVLQELDHLPAFRRYGAVKYTAYIEGWALYCERLGVEMGIYQQPHEHYGRLEMEMWRACRLVVDTGIHLHDWSRDQAIAYMRERLALDDATIAGEVDRYAAFPGQALAYQIGNIRIRDLRARAEAALGDRFSIRDFHDAVLTAGAVPLDVLDMLVEDWLARETGRLAA; this comes from the coding sequence ATGACCGCAGCCGAACGCCTGGCAGAGCTGGCAGCGCGCTATTGGTCGTTCGAGTGCGCGGAGTTTCCCTTTGCGGCGATCCAGGCTAGCGTGGCGACCGATGCCGTCGCGGTCTTCCGCGACAGCGCGGAGGACCACGCCCGGCGCGATGGGGCGGCGGGGGATTTTCTCGCCGAGCTCGACGGCATCGCCACGGCCGGCCTGTCCCCGCAGGAGCGCGCGACGCACGCACTGCTGCGGCAGGAACTGGAGAATATCCGTACGGAATATGCGGTGTCGGCATCGCTTCGGCCATGGCTGTTGCCGGTCGGGCCCGATTTCAACACGATCTTCTTTGCCAATTCGGCCGTCCTTGGAACGCTGGAATCCGCCGGACTTTACGTCGAACGGCTGCGGGCGTTCCCGCGCTTCCTCGCCGACGTCCAGGGCAATCTGCGCGCGGGTCATGCCAAGGGTATCCGCTACCCGTGGGCCGTGCTGCAAGCGGCGGCCGCCAATACCCGCGGCATCGCCAGGCAGGCGCCCGCCGAAAGCGGCTGGTACGGCGCGTTCAAACGCGCGACGCTTCGCGGCGACAGGTTCGATGCGCTTGCGGTGCAGGCGCTGTCCGTCATTGAAACCATGATCATTCCCGCAATGCACGCCTTTGCCGATCTCATCGACGGCCCGCTGATGGCCGGCGCGCGCAGCAACCTGTCATGCATCGATGCGCCCGACGGGCGCGCTTATTATGACTGGTCGGTGCGGCGCTTCACCACGACGGCGATGACGCCCGAGGATATCCACGCGCTGGGGCTTGCCGAGGTCGCGCGGCTTGAAACCGAGGTCGCGGCGCTCGCCGCGGACAATGGTTTTGCAGGCGATGTATCGGGCTATCGCAAGCGCATCGCCGATGATCGCAGCTTCATTCCCGAAAGCCAGGATGCGCTGCGCCGGTCACTCGAAAGCCTGTGCAAGCGGGTGGACAAGCGCATCCCCGCCTTTTTCGGCCGCATCCCGCGTTCAACCTATGGTGTTGATATCGTTCCCGAAGCCGTTTCGGCGGCGCTTCCGCCCGCATACGCCCAACCCGCGCCTGCCGACGGCTCAGGCCCCGGAATCTTCTGGGCCAACGGCATCCTGGCAAAATGCCCGTCCTATCTTTACCCGGCGCTCGTCGTGCATGAGGCCTGGCCGGGGCATCTGATGCATCTCGCGGTGTTGCAGGAACTCGATCATCTGCCCGCCTTCCGCCGTTACGGCGCGGTCAAATACACCGCCTATATCGAGGGCTGGGCGCTCTATTGCGAGCGGCTCGGCGTTGAAATGGGGATCTACCAGCAGCCTCATGAACATTATGGCCGACTCGAAATGGAGATGTGGCGCGCCTGCCGCCTCGTCGTCGATACCGGCATCCACCTCCATGACTGGAGCCGCGACCAGGCGATCGCCTACATGCGCGAACGGCTTGCCCTCGATGATGCGACGATCGCCGGCGAAGTCGATCGATACGCCGCCTTCCCGGGGCAGGCGCTTGCCTATCAGATCGGCAACATCCGCATCCGCGACCTGCGCGCCAGGGCCGAGGCCGCGCTTGGCGACCGGTTCAGCATCCGCGATTTCCATGATGCGGTGCTGACGGCGGGTGCCGTGCCGCTCGACGTGCTCGACATGCTGGTGGAGGACTGGCTGGCGCGCGAAACCGGCCGGCTGGCGGCCTGA
- a CDS encoding M20 family metallopeptidase — MSQIQFMTEAQALLPQLSALRRAIHREPELGLFTPKTMAKVREALADLPLEWRQGSSTSGQVAILRGHRPGRRVLLRGDMDALPLQEETGLAFASQTAGAMHACGHDSHAAMLAGAARLLCAGRDTLCGEVLFMFQPGEEGYHGARFMLEDGLLDPLPDAAFALHMMPNAPHGRFSGRAGPLLASSDKLTILVHGAGGHASMPHHAVDPVPIACEIVCALQAMVTRQFPVFDPVVVTIAEIKCGNNDNVIAPMARLHGTIRTLSAENRRIIVERITTLASHIACAHRASAEISIEAGFPVTLCDAEAVGTGKAAVTSLFGDDAWHPMDAPVMGAEDFSYVLQKVPGAMFFLGAAEAGTDWRSCCGLHSNHMVLDENVMPMGAAWLAEVAHRFLERGFAT; from the coding sequence GTGTCGCAGATCCAGTTCATGACGGAGGCGCAAGCGCTTCTGCCCCAGCTCTCGGCCTTGCGCCGCGCCATCCATCGCGAACCGGAACTGGGGCTGTTTACCCCCAAAACGATGGCGAAGGTGCGCGAGGCGCTGGCGGATTTGCCCCTTGAATGGCGGCAGGGCAGTTCGACGTCGGGCCAGGTCGCCATCCTGCGGGGTCACCGGCCTGGCCGGCGGGTTCTGCTGCGTGGCGACATGGATGCCTTGCCGTTGCAGGAAGAGACCGGCCTGGCATTTGCTTCGCAGACGGCGGGTGCCATGCACGCCTGTGGACATGATTCGCATGCCGCCATGCTGGCGGGCGCCGCCAGGCTGCTCTGTGCCGGTCGGGACACCCTCTGCGGAGAGGTGCTCTTCATGTTCCAGCCCGGCGAGGAAGGCTATCATGGCGCACGCTTCATGCTGGAAGACGGCCTGCTCGACCCGCTGCCCGACGCGGCCTTTGCGTTGCACATGATGCCCAACGCCCCGCACGGCAGGTTCAGCGGCAGGGCCGGCCCGTTGCTGGCCTCCTCGGACAAGCTGACCATCCTTGTACACGGCGCCGGCGGTCATGCCTCGATGCCGCATCATGCGGTCGATCCCGTGCCGATCGCCTGCGAGATCGTCTGCGCCCTGCAGGCCATGGTGACGCGCCAGTTCCCGGTGTTCGACCCGGTGGTCGTGACCATCGCCGAAATCAAATGCGGCAACAATGACAATGTGATCGCACCGATGGCGCGCCTCCACGGGACAATCCGCACCCTTTCCGCTGAAAACCGCCGGATCATCGTCGAACGCATCACCACCCTCGCCAGTCACATCGCCTGCGCCCACCGCGCATCCGCGGAGATTTCCATCGAAGCCGGTTTTCCGGTCACCCTTTGTGATGCGGAGGCGGTCGGTACCGGAAAGGCGGCTGTAACATCCCTGTTCGGGGATGATGCCTGGCATCCGATGGATGCGCCCGTCATGGGGGCGGAAGACTTTTCCTATGTGCTGCAGAAGGTACCCGGCGCCATGTTCTTTCTTGGCGCCGCTGAAGCCGGAACCGATTGGCGAAGTTGCTGCGGCCTGCATTCCAACCATATGGTGCTCGATGAGAATGTGATGCCGATGGGCGCGGCGTGGCTGGCGGAGGTGGCGCACCGGTTCCTTGAACGGGGATTTGCGACATGA